From a region of the Oscillatoria sp. FACHB-1407 genome:
- a CDS encoding Npun_F0494 family protein yields the protein MTSTNSTRTQSIRYDQRTIERAERAVRCAPFQVQLFTTMMWQGVNLRAIAATEGVKNGYLQRSLPELIVENELLWLTQVGLLRREVDGQGLTDSFRLTPLGRQLVQKWQQGHPFLAPTWRDRLINFLNRWFRLPNW from the coding sequence ATGACCTCGACCAACTCCACCCGGACACAATCTATTCGCTATGACCAACGCACCATTGAGCGGGCAGAACGTGCGGTGCGCTGCGCTCCGTTTCAAGTGCAGTTGTTTACCACGATGATGTGGCAGGGAGTCAATCTGAGAGCGATCGCCGCAACCGAAGGTGTTAAAAACGGCTACCTTCAGCGTTCCCTTCCAGAGTTGATTGTTGAGAATGAACTGCTCTGGTTGACCCAAGTGGGTCTATTACGGCGCGAAGTCGATGGTCAGGGGCTTACTGATAGCTTTCGGCTCACTCCGCTGGGGCGGCAACTGGTGCAAAAGTGGCAACAGGGACATCCCTTCTTAGCTCCGACCTGGCGCGATCGCCTGATCAATTTTTTGAACCGCTGGTTTCGTCTACCCAACTGGTAG